One genomic segment of Spiroplasma endosymbiont of Poecilobothrus nobilitatus includes these proteins:
- a CDS encoding IS1/IS1595 family N-terminal zinc-binding domain-containing protein, whose protein sequence is MEKIIEELINSLTDDQFLEFHEKVKKEAELIKKQKRLNEIEQKFRDKGIKCPNCQFFYCVKNGHNPEGKQKYLCKKCRTSFDAFRDHFTYWSHLNYEQWNLLIQISLLGQSSKMISHFIKTSPKTAWYNRQKIMKSKQLENTQLKFKTLNGQIQIDETFIKEIHKGNFKDKFDKRKIHLDSFSTNTKCCVQMAVDSNNNIYVKSTNTKRLQKQWIIENINKQLIK, encoded by the coding sequence ATGGAAAAAATAATTGAAGAATTAATAAATAGTTTAACAGATGATCAATTTTTAGAATTTCATGAAAAAGTCAAAAAAGAAGCAGAATTAATTAAAAAACAAAAACGCTTAAATGAAATTGAACAAAAATTTAGGGATAAAGGTATTAAATGTCCTAATTGTCAATTTTTTTATTGTGTTAAAAATGGTCATAATCCTGAAGGAAAACAAAAATATTTATGCAAAAAATGTCGTACTAGTTTTGATGCTTTTCGTGATCATTTTACATATTGAAGTCATTTAAATTATGAACAGTGAAATTTATTGATTCAAATTTCATTATTAGGCCAATCTAGTAAAATGATTTCCCACTTTATTAAAACATCACCGAAAACCGCGTGATATAATCGCCAAAAAATAATGAAATCAAAACAATTAGAAAACACCCAATTAAAATTTAAAACGTTAAATGGCCAAATTCAAATCGATGAAACATTTATTAAAGAAATCCACAAAGGTAATTTTAAAGATAAATTTGATAAAAGAAAAATTCATCTTGATTCATTTTCAACCAACACTAAATGTTGTGTTCAAATGGCTGTTGATAGCAATAATAATATTTATGTTAAATCAACCAACACAAAACGATTACAAAAACAGTGAATTATTGAAAATATTAATAAACAATTAATCAAATAA
- the ffh gene encoding signal recognition particle protein yields the protein MIGDFLANRLKKSIEKNMKKSTLTTDAITETMREIRLSLLEADVNNEIVKDFIKAVETKARGEYILDGLNASQMMVKIVHEELVNIFGKTVKELSFTSKPTIVMMVGLQGSGKTTTTGKIAKLVEKKYHKKPLLVACDIYRPAAIEQLKTIGKNLNIEVFERGTQNPVATAQQAITYAKDNKNDVILIDTAGRLHIDAELMQELKEIKNNITPDEILLVVDGMTGQDIINVATEFNQLLKLTGVVVTKLDGDARGGAALSITHLTKLPITFIGTGEGMNNLQIFYPDRMADLILGMGDVQTLVEKAKDVLDERDIKKTMNRIMMGQFDLQDLLNQMRQISKMGKMGGIMKLLPGIPKLSDEKIADAERKLKVTEVLLSSMTVKERREQRLLKHLSRKNRILKGSGRTEKEYNELINQFEKTKKQVDEIARQIKSGRMPNIPGMGGLSGMGFN from the coding sequence ATGATTGGAGATTTTTTAGCGAATCGATTGAAAAAATCAATTGAAAAAAATATGAAAAAATCAACTTTAACAACTGATGCTATTACTGAAACAATGCGTGAAATTCGATTATCATTATTGGAAGCTGATGTTAATAATGAAATAGTTAAAGATTTTATTAAAGCTGTTGAAACTAAAGCGCGGGGTGAATATATTCTTGATGGATTAAATGCATCACAAATGATGGTTAAAATTGTGCATGAAGAATTAGTTAATATATTTGGAAAAACAGTTAAAGAATTATCATTTACTTCAAAACCAACAATTGTAATGATGGTTGGTTTACAAGGAAGTGGTAAAACAACCACAACGGGGAAAATTGCTAAGTTAGTTGAAAAGAAATATCACAAAAAACCATTATTAGTTGCTTGTGATATTTATCGACCAGCAGCGATTGAACAATTAAAAACAATTGGGAAAAATTTAAATATTGAAGTTTTTGAACGCGGAACGCAAAATCCAGTAGCAACTGCTCAACAAGCAATTACTTATGCAAAAGATAATAAAAATGATGTTATTTTAATTGATACAGCTGGACGTTTACATATTGATGCTGAGTTAATGCAAGAATTAAAAGAAATTAAAAATAATATTACCCCAGATGAAATTCTTCTCGTTGTTGATGGGATGACAGGGCAAGACATTATTAATGTTGCCACTGAATTTAATCAGTTATTAAAATTAACAGGAGTAGTTGTTACAAAACTAGATGGTGATGCTCGTGGTGGGGCTGCTTTGTCAATTACACATTTAACAAAATTACCAATTACTTTTATTGGAACCGGAGAAGGAATGAATAATTTACAAATCTTTTATCCTGACCGAATGGCTGATCTAATTTTAGGAATGGGAGACGTTCAAACCTTAGTTGAAAAAGCAAAAGATGTATTAGATGAACGTGATATCAAAAAAACAATGAATCGAATCATGATGGGACAGTTTGATTTGCAAGATTTATTAAACCAAATGCGCCAAATTTCAAAAATGGGTAAAATGGGCGGAATTATGAAATTATTACCTGGAATACCAAAATTAAGTGATGAAAAAATTGCTGATGCTGAACGAAAATTAAAAGTAACCGAAGTATTATTATCATCAATGACAGTGAAAGAACGTCGTGAACAACGATTATTAAAACATTTATCACGAAAAAATCGTATTTTAAAAGGCTCAGGACGAACTGAAAAAGAATATAATGAGTTAATTAATCAATTTGAAAAAACAAAAAAACAAGTTGATGAAATTGCTCGCCAAATTAAATCAGGGCGTATGCCAAATATTCCTGGGATGGGTGGTTTAAGCGGAATGGGTTTTAATTAA
- a CDS encoding IS3 family transposase (programmed frameshift), whose protein sequence is MLYKNGKSVINLGQEYNLPKPTIYSWVKNYNNSGSFKEKDNLTLEENEIITLRKELKDLKMENDIFKASRTDNGQKITIINNNKTKYSVRKICKILGLSKSTYYYQTNKCINKQVNNYEQEIISAFNKSRKIYDARKIKVILNRKDIILSRRKIRFFMIKNNLVSKYTKLKYHNHKTTVNNDQINNILNRQFNNKKPNEVIVSDLTYVQVGAKWHYICLLIDLFNREIIGCSAGPNKTAELVQQAFHKITRPLNQITLFNTDRGNEFKNKIIDEILITFNIKRSLSNKGCPYDNAVAETTYKTFKTEFIKGKKFKNLTQLKYEIFDFVHWYNNILIHGSLNYLSPVTFRKQMSI, encoded by the exons ATGCTATATAAAAATGGTAAAAGTGTTATTAATCTAGGGCAAGAATATAATTTACCAAAACCAACTATTTATAGTTGAGTTAAAAATTATAATAATTCTGGTTCATTTAAAGAAAAAGACAATCTCACACTAGAAGAAAATGAAATAATAACTTTACGAAAAGAACTTAAAGACTTGAAAATGGAAAATGACATTT TTAAAGCAAGCCGCACTGATAATGGCCAAAAAATAACAATAATTAATAACAACAAAACAAAATATTCAGTAAGAAAAATATGTAAGATTTTGGGTTTATCAAAATCAACGTATTATTATCAAACTAATAAATGTATTAACAAGCAAGTTAATAATTATGAACAAGAAATTATCAGTGCCTTTAATAAAAGTCGCAAGATTTATGATGCTCGCAAAATTAAAGTTATTTTAAACAGAAAAGATATCATCTTATCGCGGCGAAAAATCAGATTCTTTATGATCAAAAATAATTTGGTTTCTAAATACACCAAATTAAAATATCATAATCATAAAACAACAGTCAATAATGACCAAATTAATAATATTTTAAATCGTCAATTTAACAACAAAAAACCTAATGAAGTTATTGTTAGTGATTTAACATATGTTCAAGTTGGCGCTAAATGACATTATATTTGTTTATTAATTGACTTGTTTAATCGTGAAATAATTGGTTGTAGTGCTGGGCCGAATAAAACAGCCGAACTGGTTCAACAAGCTTTTCATAAAATAACACGACCATTAAATCAAATAACTCTATTTAATACTGATCGTGGTAATGAGTTTAAAAATAAAATCATTGATGAAATTTTAATAACTTTTAATATTAAAAGATCATTAAGCAATAAAGGCTGCCCTTATGATAATGCTGTGGCTGAAACAACTTACAAAACTTTTAAAACTGAATTTATTAAGGGCAAAAAATTTAAAAATTTAACACAATTAAAATACGAAATTTTTGATTTTGTGCATTGATATAACAATATTCTAATTCATGGCAGTTTAAATTATTTATCTCCAGTTACTTTTAGAAAACAAATGTCTATATAA
- a CDS encoding IS3 family transposase, protein MEISYSGFYNWIKLGYSKFNKWDKNLAWIIKLTYLFYNQKYGYRLLTKLINKMWNLNLAEHIVYRYMKNLGIKSVINKKTKFKYPESTENSKTANLLLKTNKYGKLKRNFYTTDINQVWVTDITYLLTSNKPFYLTIIRDIHNGELW, encoded by the coding sequence TTGGAAATAAGTTATTCGGGATTTTATAATTGAATTAAATTAGGTTACTCTAAATTTAATAAATGAGATAAGAATTTAGCATGAATTATTAAATTAACATATTTATTTTATAATCAAAAATATGGTTATCGTTTATTAACAAAATTAATAAATAAAATGTGAAATCTAAATCTGGCAGAGCATATTGTTTATCGTTATATGAAAAATTTAGGAATTAAATCGGTAATTAATAAGAAAACCAAATTCAAATATCCTGAATCTACTGAAAATAGTAAAACAGCAAATTTATTATTAAAAACTAATAAATATGGGAAACTTAAACGTAATTTTTATACCACTGACATTAATCAAGTTTGAGTTACTGATATAACATATTTACTTACTAGTAATAAACCATTTTATTTAACAATAATACGTGATATTCATAATGGTGAATTATGATAG
- a CDS encoding transposase, protein MNDIVKVYEENLKQFGYRIITKYLKEDYGIKYNSKKVLRIMRDNQIQPEYVRKMRRKIKYKQNKEKSLLQYPDLIKRKFNDIKTRFSVLYTLM, encoded by the coding sequence ATAAATGATATTGTAAAAGTCTATGAAGAAAATTTAAAACAATTTGGTTATCGAATAATTACTAAATATTTAAAAGAAGATTATGGTATAAAATATAATTCAAAAAAAGTTTTAAGAATTATGCGTGATAATCAAATACAACCTGAATATGTAAGAAAAATGAGAAGAAAAATAAAGTATAAACAGAATAAAGAAAAAAGCTTATTGCAATATCCTGATTTAATTAAACGTAAATTCAATGATATAAAAACAAGGTTTTCAGTACTATATACACTGATGTAA
- the lepA gene encoding translation elongation factor 4, protein MDKKLIRNFSIIAHIDHGKSTLADRILELTGTVEKREMQEQLLDSMDLERERGITIKLNSVQLKYCVQNQQEYIFHLIDTPGHVDFAYEVSRSLAACEGAILVVDAAQGIEAQTLANVYLAIDNNLAIIPVINKIDLPSADPDRVKEEIENLIGIPTTNAPLISAKTGLNIEQVLEAIVKDIPAPLDGDDNNPLQALIFDSYYDKYRGVMVSIRVKQGIVRVGEKIKLMNTGAVYEVAELGVKTPKEVKKNHLVAGEVGWLAASIKMVRDVRVGDTITTVANPAQQPLPGYKKMNPMVFCGLYPIDSAKYKDLKEALEKIQLSDASLVYEPETSQVLGFGFRCGFLGLLHMDVIQERLEREYNLELIATAPSVIYHVYLTNKEMISIDNPGELPAVQKIDRIEEPFVKATIMTPEQYIGSLMELCQNKRGTYVNLEYIDDTRRILTYEMPLNEIVFDFFDRLKSISKGYASLDYDFIGYRPNKLVKMDILLNNEIIDALSIIVHRDFAYGRGKALCAKLKEIIPRQNFEVPIQAAINHKVIAREDIKAMRKNVLAKCYGGDITRKKKLLEKQKEGKKRMKAIGSVEVPQEAFMAVLKLDD, encoded by the coding sequence ATGGATAAAAAATTAATTCGTAATTTTTCAATTATTGCTCATATTGACCATGGGAAGTCAACCTTAGCAGACCGGATTTTAGAGTTAACAGGGACAGTTGAAAAACGAGAAATGCAAGAACAATTATTGGATTCAATGGATTTAGAACGTGAACGAGGAATAACAATTAAATTAAATTCTGTTCAGTTAAAATATTGTGTTCAAAATCAACAAGAGTATATTTTTCATTTAATTGATACACCAGGGCATGTTGATTTTGCCTATGAAGTATCACGTAGTTTAGCAGCTTGTGAAGGAGCAATTTTAGTTGTTGATGCAGCACAAGGAATTGAAGCCCAAACATTAGCAAATGTTTATTTAGCAATTGATAATAATTTAGCAATTATTCCTGTTATTAATAAAATTGATTTACCATCTGCTGATCCAGATCGTGTTAAAGAAGAAATTGAAAATTTAATTGGAATTCCAACAACAAATGCGCCATTAATTAGTGCTAAGACAGGGTTAAATATTGAACAGGTCTTAGAAGCAATTGTCAAAGATATCCCTGCGCCTTTAGATGGCGATGATAATAATCCATTGCAAGCATTAATTTTTGACTCATATTATGATAAATATCGTGGTGTAATGGTCTCAATTAGAGTTAAACAAGGAATTGTTCGCGTTGGTGAAAAAATTAAATTAATGAATACTGGTGCTGTTTATGAAGTTGCCGAATTAGGAGTTAAAACACCAAAAGAAGTTAAAAAAAACCATTTAGTTGCTGGTGAAGTAGGTTGATTAGCAGCAAGTATTAAAATGGTACGTGATGTTCGGGTTGGTGATACGATCACAACCGTTGCTAATCCAGCTCAACAACCATTACCAGGATATAAAAAAATGAACCCAATGGTATTTTGCGGATTATATCCAATTGATTCAGCTAAATATAAAGATTTAAAAGAAGCATTAGAAAAAATTCAGTTATCAGATGCTTCCCTTGTTTATGAACCAGAAACATCACAAGTATTAGGTTTTGGTTTTCGTTGTGGCTTTTTAGGATTATTACATATGGATGTTATTCAAGAACGGTTAGAACGAGAATATAATTTAGAGTTAATTGCAACTGCTCCATCGGTAATTTATCATGTTTATTTAACAAATAAGGAAATGATTAGTATTGATAATCCAGGTGAGTTACCAGCTGTGCAAAAAATTGATCGCATTGAAGAACCATTTGTCAAAGCAACGATTATGACTCCTGAGCAATATATTGGCTCATTAATGGAATTATGCCAAAATAAACGTGGAACATATGTTAATTTAGAGTATATTGATGATACACGGCGAATTTTAACTTATGAAATGCCATTAAATGAAATTGTGTTTGATTTTTTTGATCGGTTAAAATCAATTAGTAAAGGTTACGCTTCGTTAGATTATGATTTTATTGGTTATCGTCCTAATAAATTAGTTAAAATGGATATTTTATTAAACAATGAAATTATTGATGCTTTATCAATTATTGTTCATCGTGATTTTGCTTATGGGCGTGGTAAGGCCCTATGTGCAAAATTAAAAGAAATTATCCCCCGTCAAAATTTTGAAGTTCCAATTCAAGCAGCCATTAATCATAAAGTTATTGCACGAGAAGATATTAAAGCAATGCGTAAAAATGTGTTAGCAAAATGTTATGGTGGCGATATTACTCGAAAAAAGAAATTATTAGAAAAACAAAAAGAAGGAAAAAAACGAATGAAAGCAATTGGTTCAGTTGAAGTCCCCCAAGAAGCTTTTATGGCTGTTTTAAAGTTAGATGATTAA
- a CDS encoding IS3 family transposase, which produces MLNQDFDSYKLHEVVVSDLTYVFISNKWYYVCFLVDLFNREIIGYDVSLHKNVKLVESSFNKLQFSLSNIKIFHTDQGSEFNNNLIYNLLVKNGIQKSCSKPGYPYDNAVAESTYKIFKTEFIKNNNFKNVEQFKLELFDYINWYNNIRIHSKLNYLTPVQYKNYYST; this is translated from the coding sequence TTGTTAAATCAAGATTTTGATAGTTATAAACTACATGAAGTTGTTGTCAGTGATTTAACCTATGTTTTTATTAGTAACAAATGATATTATGTCTGTTTCTTAGTTGATTTATTTAATCGAGAAATTATTGGTTATGATGTTAGTTTACACAAAAATGTCAAATTAGTTGAAAGCAGCTTTAATAAACTTCAATTTTCATTAAGCAATATTAAAATATTTCACACTGATCAAGGCAGTGAATTCAATAATAATCTTATTTATAACCTGTTAGTTAAAAATGGGATTCAAAAATCTTGCAGTAAACCAGGTTATCCTTATGACAATGCTGTTGCGGAATCAACATACAAAATTTTTAAAACTGAATTTATTAAAAATAATAATTTTAAAAACGTTGAGCAGTTTAAATTAGAATTATTTGATTACATTAATTGGTACAATAATATTCGAATTCATAGCAAACTAAATTATTTAACACCAGTGCAATACAAAAATTATTATTCTACATAA
- the ruvX gene encoding Holliday junction resolvase RuvX: MANYYLGVDVGSKTLGLATSWGLIATGYGVYRFPENDFAQAAQYLAELITTKQFSDIIIGYPKNMNNTIGPRALMVNDFVDVLKPLLEATITIHLVDERLTTRQAHQIMLEANISRQKRKQKKDSLAAQLILEAYLQQK; this comes from the coding sequence ATGGCTAATTATTATTTAGGAGTTGATGTTGGTAGTAAAACACTAGGCTTAGCAACAAGTTGGGGATTGATTGCGACTGGGTATGGTGTTTATCGCTTTCCAGAAAATGATTTTGCACAAGCAGCGCAATATTTAGCGGAGTTAATTACAACGAAACAATTTAGTGATATTATTATTGGCTATCCAAAAAATATGAATAATACAATTGGACCTCGTGCTTTAATGGTTAATGATTTTGTTGATGTTTTAAAACCATTATTAGAGGCAACGATAACAATTCACTTAGTTGATGAACGGCTAACAACACGTCAAGCTCATCAAATAATGTTAGAAGCAAATATTTCGCGCCAAAAACGAAAACAAAAAAAAGATAGTTTAGCAGCGCAATTAATTTTAGAAGCATATTTGCAACAGAAATAA